Proteins co-encoded in one Oreochromis aureus strain Israel breed Guangdong linkage group 3, ZZ_aureus, whole genome shotgun sequence genomic window:
- the LOC116333500 gene encoding NXPE family member 3-like, with amino-acid sequence MKVQVCKSQVCTGLPKCGCIFLFLAIFVCILIIYIMDILAFLKKANTIVIIPSVSPFTTPSEMHYNCKFQPFSGTDAHEEHLLLQSIAWPETPPLPSPVSMNRTSDPAHSTFTILPGREGEQWHIGDKLEVLIKIHDFQGHPKNCGGDVLLARLHNPTLDAGVAGQIVDHLNGSYSALFFLLWEGSAQVEVTLVHPSEAVTELRRLNIEQPDRMRFVSQFRSGSVTETTKCHVCLRPTQQPVCNYTDLQTGEPWFCYKPKNLSCDARILHLRAGYQQITAMDQLFQRGVNMKVSIPASGPAGVTVLPKKKDNSEESSNSVGPGPSGYYYQGVWKALDDTTVHQFNTPSAITQCLKGKVVHLYGDSTIRQWFEYFIATVRDLKEFNLHSEKKVGPFIALNYENNIIVTYRVHGPPLHFTKVPTSELRYIANELDSVTGGRNTVVVIGIWAHFCTFPTEIYIRRLQSIRRAVVRLLSRAPDTLVVIRTGNPKALKLHEVLTNSDWYSLQRDKVLRAMFKGLNVNLVDAWEMVLAHHLPHQLHPQFPIIKNMINVLLSYICPQKDG; translated from the exons ATGAAGGTTCAAGTCTGTAAAAGTCAGGTCTGCACTGGCCTTCCAAAGTGTGGCTGCATCTTCCTCTTCTTGGCTATATTTGTATGCATCTTGATAATATATATCATGGACATTCTGGCG TTCTTGAAGAAAGCGAACACCATCGTCATCATCCCAAGTGTTTCCCCGTTCACCACACCTTCTGAGATGCATTACAACTGTAAATTCCAACCATTTTCTGGTACAGATGCTCATGAAGAACACCTCCTACTACAGTCCATTGCTTGGCCTGAAACTCCACCATTACCATCACCTGTGTCCATGAACAGAACCAGTGATCCAGCACACAGCACCTTCACCATTCTTCCAGGGAGAGAAGGGGAACAGTGGCATATTGGGGATAAGCTGGAGGTTCTGATCAAAATTCATGACTTCCAGGGCCATCCAAAGAATTGTGGGGGAGATGTCTTACTCGCTCGTCTGCACAACCCAACTCTTGATGCAGGTGTGGCAGGGCAAATCGTGGATCATCTCAATGGCTCCTACTCTGCTTTGTTCTTTTTACTCTGGGAAGGAAGTGCACAGGTTGAG GTGACACTGGTTCACCCCAGTGAGGCAGTCACAGAACTTCGCAGACTGAACATAGAACAGCCCGACAGGATGCGCTTCGTGAGCCAGTTCCGCTCAGGCTCAGTTACTGAAACTACCAAATGTCACGTATGCTTGCGTCCAACCCAGCAGCCTGTGTGCAACTACACTGACCTCCAAACAGGTGAGCCGTGGTTCTGCTACAAGCCAAAGAATCTGAGTTGTGATGCCAGGATCCTCCACTTAAGGGCTGGATATCAGCAAATCACAGCAATGGACCAGCTCTTTCAGAG AGGTGTCAATATGAAAGTCTCCATTCCAGCTTCAGGACCTGCCGGTGTCACTGTTTTGCCCAAGAAGAAAG ATAATTCAGAGGAGAGCAGCAATAGTGTTGGACCTGGACCCTCTGGCTATTACTACCAGGGTGTGTGGAAAGCACTAGATGACACCACAGTTCATCAATTCAACACTCCATCAGCCATCACTCAGTGTCTGAAAGGAAAGGTGGTTCACTTGTATGGAGACTCCACCATCAGGCAGTGGTTTGAATACTTTATTGCAACAGTACGAG ATCTCAAGGAGTTTAACTTGCATAGTGAGAAGAAAGTTGGACCTTTTATCGCTCTGAACTATGAAAACAACATCATTGTGACTTACCGTGTGCACGGGCCTCCTCTCCATTTTACCAAAGTGCCAACCAGCGAGTTGCGTTATATTGCCAACGAGTTAGACAGTGTGACTGGAGGTAGAAACACCGTTGTAGTTATTGGCATCTGGGCACACTTCTGCACTTTCCCCACTGAGATCTACATCCGACGGTTGCAGAGCATTCGGAGGGCAGTGGTGCGGCTTCTGTCCAGGGCTCCAGATACACTGGTTGTTATTCGGACTGGAAACCCCAAAGCTTTGAAACTTCATGAAGTACTAACTAACAGCGACTGGTACTCACTGCAGAGAGACAAAGTGCTCAGAGCCATGTTTAAAGGACTGAATGTCAATCTGGTGGATGCCTGGGAGATGGTCTTAGCCCATCACCTGCCACATCAGCTCCACCCACAATTCCCCATTATTAAGAACATGATTAACGTTCTCTTGTCCTACATATGCCCTCAAAAGGATGGCTAG